One stretch of Candidatus Cloacimonadota bacterium DNA includes these proteins:
- the gdhA gene encoding NADP-specific glutamate dehydrogenase — translation MTFNEFMDKVIAKNPGETEFHQAVKEVVETIWDAYESNPRFVKANVLERLVEPERTIIFRVPWMDDNGNVQVNRGIRVQYNSAIGPYKGGIRFHPSVNLSIMKFLGFEQIFKNSLTTLPMGGGKGGADFDARGKSDGEIMRFCQSFMAELYRHIGPDTDVPAGDIGVGAREVGFLYGYYRKLVNEFTGVFTGKGRTWGGSLIRPEATGFGIIYFTHEMLKTKGQSFEGKRVAVSGFGQVAWGAVQKINELGGKVVTISGPDGYILDEEGISGEKIDCMVELRASNNDRVGDYLNTYPNAKFFPGKRPWEVPVDIAVPCATQNELDVEDAKNLISNGCTCLCEGANMPCTPEAIEVFRNARILFAPGKAANAGGVSTSGLEMTQNSMRLSWDREEVDEKLQSIMKNIHAACVEHGKQPDGHVDYVKGANVAGFMKVANAMCDQGVI, via the coding sequence ATGACCTTTAATGAATTCATGGACAAGGTTATTGCCAAGAATCCGGGAGAGACCGAATTTCATCAGGCAGTAAAAGAAGTTGTCGAAACCATTTGGGATGCCTATGAAAGCAATCCCCGCTTCGTGAAAGCAAACGTGCTCGAGCGCCTCGTTGAGCCCGAACGCACCATCATTTTCCGCGTCCCCTGGATGGATGACAATGGAAACGTGCAGGTGAACCGCGGCATCCGCGTGCAATACAACAGCGCCATCGGCCCCTACAAGGGCGGCATCCGCTTTCACCCCAGCGTGAACCTTTCCATCATGAAGTTCCTCGGCTTCGAGCAGATCTTCAAAAACAGCCTCACCACCCTGCCCATGGGCGGCGGAAAGGGCGGAGCAGACTTTGACGCCAGAGGAAAATCCGACGGTGAAATCATGCGCTTTTGCCAATCCTTCATGGCAGAGCTTTACCGCCACATCGGCCCCGATACCGACGTCCCTGCTGGCGACATCGGCGTTGGCGCCCGCGAGGTCGGTTTTCTCTATGGCTACTATCGCAAACTGGTGAACGAATTCACCGGCGTTTTCACCGGCAAAGGCCGCACCTGGGGCGGAAGCCTCATCCGTCCTGAAGCCACAGGCTTTGGTATCATTTATTTCACCCACGAAATGCTCAAAACCAAAGGCCAAAGCTTTGAAGGAAAACGCGTTGCCGTTTCCGGATTCGGTCAGGTCGCCTGGGGTGCCGTCCAAAAAATCAACGAACTGGGCGGAAAAGTTGTAACCATCTCCGGCCCCGACGGTTATATCCTTGACGAAGAAGGCATCAGCGGCGAAAAGATTGACTGCATGGTCGAGCTTCGCGCTTCCAACAACGACCGCGTTGGCGACTATCTGAACACATATCCCAACGCCAAATTCTTCCCCGGCAAGCGTCCTTGGGAAGTCCCTGTGGACATCGCAGTCCCCTGCGCCACCCAGAACGAACTTGATGTTGAAGACGCGAAAAACCTCATCAGCAACGGCTGCACCTGCCTCTGCGAAGGCGCAAACATGCCTTGCACACCCGAAGCCATCGAAGTCTTCAGGAATGCAAGAATCCTCTTTGCCCCCGGAAAGGCTGCCAACGCCGGCGGTGTCTCCACCAGCGGATTGGAAATGACCCAAAACTCCATGCGTCTCAGCTGGGACCGCGAAGAAGTGGACGAAAAGCTGCAGTCCATCATGAAAAACATCCATGCCGCCTGCGTGGAACACGGAAAACAGCCCGATGGACACGTGGACTATGTGAAAGGCGCAAACGTGGCTGGCTTCATGAAAGTTGCCAACGCCATGTGCGACCAGGGTGTCATCTAA